In a single window of the Mycolicibacterium poriferae genome:
- the nrdH gene encoding glutaredoxin-like protein NrdH, which yields MTAITVYTKPACVQCNATFRALDKAGVDYAKVDITVDSDARDYVMGLGYLQAPVVVAGGQHWSGFRPDRIAEVSKAHPLSA from the coding sequence ATGACCGCCATCACCGTCTACACAAAGCCCGCCTGTGTGCAATGCAACGCGACCTTCCGAGCATTGGACAAAGCAGGTGTGGATTACGCGAAAGTCGACATCACCGTCGACAGCGACGCCCGCGACTACGTGATGGGACTGGGCTACCTGCAGGCCCCCGTCGTGGTGGCCGGCGGACAGCACTGGTCCGGTTTCCGGCCCGACCGCATAGCTGAGGTCAGCAAAGCCCACCCGCTGAGCGCCTGA
- a CDS encoding ParB/RepB/Spo0J family partition protein, with translation MSENTTTVTENDTNAQVAAAGTLEHLDPHTLELETNVRDDAALDADFVASIKEHGVLNPIAAVRGHDGVVRVRAGQRRTLAAREAGLTSVPVYVRPAGATDDKAQVVERVSEQIVENDRRRELTEAQRARGIQQMLDAGASVTKVAKKLSIGRDTVKSVATAAGSQAAMEALDAGQLSLSEAAVLSEFDDDPDAIMRLLEVAGTNRFEHRVAEIRQDRAAQQAYQEAAASYTEQGYTVVEDFPAYGDTTCVELRYLRTPEGEAATDEHVTDPAHWAVCLTEVEGYVDTETGEPVDAHDIDWHARFSATVAEGKRDPSSVTEVVVWEADWLCTDYAAAGLVLCESLAKRVEALAREDSDHHADDSSDQDAEAREAAAAEAARRERRKVIALNKLGEAAQQVRRQFITDKILARKTAPKGAAMFVASCLTRDVRLIEEHHGGQISAELLGASDSTAVTKMVAELPATGDGRAQVITLALVLGALEARTGKDAWRGSGWGHYVGAAELLRFLADNSYPLADIERVILGEQTADALYDSLTEQSEPTEDD, from the coding sequence ATGAGCGAGAACACCACCACCGTCACCGAAAACGACACCAACGCACAGGTCGCGGCGGCAGGCACCCTCGAACACCTCGACCCGCACACGTTGGAGCTGGAAACCAACGTCCGCGACGACGCCGCACTCGACGCTGATTTCGTCGCCAGCATCAAAGAGCACGGCGTGCTCAACCCCATCGCAGCGGTGCGCGGACACGACGGCGTGGTGCGGGTGCGCGCCGGACAGCGACGCACCCTGGCCGCACGCGAGGCTGGTCTGACCAGCGTCCCGGTCTACGTGCGCCCAGCCGGTGCGACCGACGACAAGGCCCAGGTGGTCGAACGGGTCTCCGAGCAGATCGTGGAGAACGACCGACGCCGCGAACTCACCGAGGCCCAGCGGGCACGCGGCATCCAGCAGATGCTCGACGCCGGAGCCTCCGTGACCAAGGTCGCCAAGAAGCTGTCCATCGGGCGCGACACGGTCAAATCCGTGGCAACCGCCGCCGGATCACAGGCCGCGATGGAGGCACTCGACGCGGGGCAACTGTCGCTGTCAGAGGCCGCAGTGCTCAGCGAGTTCGATGACGACCCCGACGCCATCATGCGTCTGCTCGAAGTGGCCGGAACCAACCGATTCGAGCATCGGGTCGCCGAAATCCGCCAGGACCGCGCCGCCCAACAGGCCTACCAGGAAGCTGCCGCCAGCTACACCGAGCAGGGATACACCGTGGTCGAGGACTTCCCCGCCTACGGGGACACGACCTGCGTGGAACTGCGCTACCTGCGCACCCCCGAGGGTGAGGCCGCCACCGACGAGCATGTCACCGACCCTGCACACTGGGCGGTCTGCCTGACCGAAGTCGAAGGCTACGTCGACACCGAGACCGGCGAACCGGTCGACGCCCACGACATCGACTGGCACGCTCGATTCAGTGCCACGGTTGCCGAGGGCAAGCGCGACCCCAGCTCAGTCACCGAAGTGGTTGTGTGGGAGGCAGATTGGTTGTGCACCGACTACGCCGCCGCCGGACTGGTCTTGTGCGAATCACTGGCTAAGCGCGTGGAAGCCCTCGCCCGCGAGGACAGCGACCACCACGCCGATGACTCCAGCGACCAGGACGCCGAAGCGCGGGAGGCCGCAGCAGCCGAAGCGGCGCGCCGCGAGCGGCGCAAGGTCATCGCGCTCAACAAGCTCGGCGAAGCCGCCCAGCAGGTGCGTCGCCAGTTCATCACCGACAAGATCCTCGCCCGCAAGACCGCCCCCAAGGGTGCGGCGATGTTCGTGGCGAGCTGCCTCACCCGCGACGTGCGCCTGATCGAGGAACACCACGGCGGGCAGATCAGCGCCGAGCTGCTCGGGGCCAGCGACTCGACAGCAGTGACGAAGATGGTGGCCGAGCTGCCCGCCACCGGCGACGGACGCGCCCAGGTGATCACCCTGGCGCTGGTGCTCGGTGCACTGGAAGCCCGTACCGGCAAGGACGCCTGGCGGGGCAGCGGCTGGGGCCACTACGTCGGAGCCGCCGAGCTGCTGCGCTTCCTGGCCGACAACAGCTACCCGCTGGCCGACATTGAGCGCGTCATCCTCGGCGAGCAAACCGCTGATGCACTCTATGACTCGCTGACCGAGCAGTCCGAGCCCACCGAGGACGACTAG
- a CDS encoding chymotrypsin family serine protease has translation MRPTRAATLTALAGALIPITSLFAPALSHAGAYTVAAGDEIAVHSNTGSTTCTLGYTYTAGATTYGVTAGHCTRGGGSAVSDHDSGATGAVAVAVNDPDPLFDDFALINFGTSRSVSTINGMPVSGMGVPDPAITVCRSGIRTKTVCGQLDGRLLGYQYSVTGMPESIPGDSGAPVWQPASDGTATIVGIWLGEHHTHSGTRTGRFTSLTESLTDLVVAGLQR, from the coding sequence ATGCGGCCCACCCGAGCAGCAACACTGACCGCCCTCGCCGGGGCCCTCATCCCCATCACCAGCCTGTTCGCACCCGCGCTCAGCCATGCCGGCGCCTACACCGTCGCCGCCGGCGACGAGATCGCCGTGCACTCGAACACCGGGTCCACCACCTGCACGCTGGGCTACACCTACACCGCCGGGGCCACCACCTATGGGGTCACCGCCGGCCACTGCACTCGAGGTGGCGGCTCCGCAGTATCCGACCACGACAGCGGGGCCACCGGCGCCGTCGCCGTCGCCGTCAACGACCCCGATCCGCTTTTCGACGACTTCGCGCTGATCAACTTCGGCACCAGCCGATCGGTGTCCACGATCAACGGCATGCCTGTCAGCGGCATGGGTGTTCCAGATCCCGCAATCACCGTGTGTCGCAGCGGAATCCGCACCAAGACCGTCTGTGGACAGCTCGACGGGCGGCTACTCGGCTACCAATACAGCGTGACCGGGATGCCCGAAAGCATCCCCGGCGACTCCGGAGCGCCCGTGTGGCAGCCCGCCAGCGACGGCACCGCCACCATCGTCGGTATCTGGCTAGGCGAGCACCACACCCACAGCGGCACCCGCACCGGCCGCTTCACCAGCCTGACCGAATCGCTGACCGATCTGGTCGTCGCCGGCCTGCAGCGCTGA